In one window of Brassica rapa cultivar Chiifu-401-42 chromosome A07, CAAS_Brap_v3.01, whole genome shotgun sequence DNA:
- the LOC103832386 gene encoding pentatricopeptide repeat-containing protein At1g79080, chloroplastic: MSTQLNPISSMAAYPSPVGFVSHLPTGFPHFPSVNKGVSRVLASTQITLSPKDSAFTITGSSWKPDDPRNDEPRLNNHFSHLQSLVTKGQKPNVTHSTQLLYDLCKANRLKKAIRVIELMVTSGVIPDASAYTYLVNQLCKRGNVGYAMQLVEKMEHHGFPPNTVTHNALVRGLCMLGSLSQSLQFVERLMERGLAPNAFTYSFLLEAAYKERGTDEAVKLLEEIVAKGGEVNLVCYNVLLTGFCKEGRTDDALKMFREMMPEKGFKPNVVSYNICLRCLCCDGRWEEANELLAEMDGGDKSPSVVTYNILINSLAFHGRTDQAMEVLSEMGRGVTATSYNPVIARLCKEGKVDLVVKCLDDMIYRRCKPNEGTYNALGALCEGGNDKVREAFYIIQSLSKRQRCCTHDFYKSVITSLCRKGNTFAAFQLLCEMTRCGFEPDSHTYSALIRGLCNEGMFGGAMEVLSIMEESGLCKPTVDNFNAMILGFCKIRRTDLALEVFEMMVERRRMPNETTYVIVVEGIAHEGELELAREVLEELRSRKVVGQNAVDRIVMQFNLDFD, translated from the coding sequence ATGTCGACTCAATTGAACCCAATCTCATCCATGGCGGCGTACCCATCTCCGGTAGGGTTCGTCTCCCACCTCCCGACCGGCTTCCCCCACTTCCCCTCCGTCAACAAAGGCGTCTCCAGAGTCTTAGCTTCGACCCAGATAACGCTATCCCCAAAAGACTCCGCCTTTACCATCACCGGATCCAGCTGGAAACCCGACGACCCGAGAAACGACGAGCCAAGACTAAACAACCACTTCTCCCACCTCCAATCCCTCGTCACGAAAGGGCAAAAACCCAACGTAACACACTCCACCCAGCTCCTCTACGACCTCTGCAAAGCCAACAGGCTCAAAAAAGCCATCCGCGTGATCGAGCTAATGGTCACCTCGGGAGTCATCCCCGACGCCTCCGCCTACACCTACCTCGTCAACCAGCTCTGCAAGCGAGGCAACGTCGGCTACGCGATGCAGCTCGTCGAGAAAATGGAACACCACGGCTTCCCTCCCAACACCGTCACTCACAACGCTCTTGTCCGCGGCCTCTGCATGCTCGGGAGCCTCAGCCAGAGCCTCCAGTTCGTCGAGAGGCTCATGGAGAGAGGCCTAGCTCCCAACGCCTTCACTTACTCCTTCCTCCTCGAGGCTGCTTACAAAGAGCGCGGCACTGATGAAGCTGTTAAACTCCTGGAGGAGATTGTTGCCAAGGGTGGTGAGGTTAATCTGGTTTGTTACAATGTGCTGTTGACTGGGTTTTGCAAAGAAGGGAGGACTGATGACGCGTTGAAGATGTTTAGAGAGATGATGCCGGAGAAAGGGTTTAAGCCTAATGTTGTTAGTTATAATATCTGTTTGAGGTGTTTGTGCTGTGATGGGAGGTGGGAGGAGGCGAATGAGCTGTTAGCTGAGATGGACGGTGGAGATAAGTCTCCTTCGGTTGTTACTTACAACATTTTGATCAACTCGTTGGCTTTTCATGGAAGGACGGACCAGGCGATGGAGGTTTTGAGTGAGATGGGGAGAGGAGTCACCGCAACCAGCTATAACCCTGTGATCGCGCGTCTGTGCAAGGAAGGGAAGGTTGATCTCGTCGTGAAGTGTCTGGACGACATGATTTACAGACGCTGTAAGCCTAACGAAGGTACCTACAACGCGTTAGGAGCGTTGTGCGAGGGTGGCAACGACAAGGTGCGTGAAGCGTTTTACATTATACAGAGTTTGAGCAAGAGGCAGAGATGCTGCACGCACGATTTCTACAAGAGCGTGATCACGAGCCTGTGCAGGAAAGGCAACACGTTCGCTGCGTTTCAGCTCTTGTGCGAGATGACTAGGTGCGGGTTCGAACCTGACTCGCATACCTACTCGGCTTTGATCAGGGGGCTGTGTAACGAAGGGATGTTTGGTGGAGCGATGGAGGTTTTGtcgataatggaggagagtggGTTGTGTAAGCCCACGGTGGATAACTTTAACGCGATGATTCTTGGGTTTTGCAAGATAAGGAGGACGGATTTGGCGTTGGAGGTGTTTGAGATGATGGTTGAGAGGAGGAGGATGCCGAACGAGACGACGTATGTGATAGTGGTTGAAGGGATAGCTCATGAGGGTGAGCTGGAGCTGGCTAGAGAGGTTCTTGAGGAGCTGAGGTCGCGTAAGGTTGTGGGGCAGAATGCAGTAGATAGGATTGTGATGCAGTttaatttagattttgattGA
- the LOC103832383 gene encoding uncharacterized protein LOC103832383: MASACVNNNVTVSQDFSAYGCFNPRASPSSSSFSREDVSAAPEKQIPPEDGDFEFRLEDPVGMLPADELFSKGKLVTKQKTTEKVVETGEKCRKTEGEIELSGASDGGLFSPKAPRCSSRWRELLGLKRFSQNSKTAATASFHSNPSRSSTSSLKQFLHRSSKTTSDASLPLLKDCSDSESHSISSSRMSLSSSSSGHDHDDIPRLSLDAERPNHNHNITGNPFAPSRSQNANNPPRMRLVTSRERVGRSPIRPNDSAMSRGVSVDSPRLNSSGKIVFQSLERSSSSPSSFNGGTSGYRHRGMERSYSANVRVTPVLNVPVCSIRGGSVIFGQFFSSSTTSSSASASASSQHNRTGSFSSNRGHHGGISRGRNSTDRI; this comes from the coding sequence ATGGCTTCAGCTTGCGTTAACAACAATGTCACAGTCTCTCAGGATTTCTCCGCTTACGGCTGTTTCAACCCGCGAGCTtctccttcctcctcctccttcagcCGCGAAGACGTTTCCGCCGCACCGGAGAAGCAGATTCCACCGGAAGACGGCGATTTCGAGTTTCGCCTCGAGGATCCGGTCGGGATGCTCCCGGCGGACGAGCTTTTCTCCAAAGGGAAGCTCGTGACGAAGCAAAAGACGACGGAGAAGGTAGTAGAGACCGGGGAGAAATGCAGGAAGACGGAAGGTGAGATTGAGCTCTCCGGCGCCTCCGACGGCGGTTTGTTTTCGCCCAAGGCGCCACGGTGTTCGAGTAGGTGGAGAGAGTTGTTAGGACTCAAACGATTCTCTCAAAACAGCAAAACGGCCGCAACGGCGTCGTTTCATTCCAATCCGAGTAGATCGTCCACGTCATCATTAAAACAGTTTCTACACCGAAGCTCCAAAACGACGTCGGATGCTTCACTCCCTCTCCTCAAGGACTGCTCAGACTCCGAATCTCACTCCATCTCCTCTTCCCGCATGtccctctcctcctcctcctcaggcCACGACCACGACGACATCCCTAGACTCTCCCTCGACGCAGAGAGACCTAACCATAACCATAACATAACCGGGAACCCCTTCGCTCCCTCTCGCAGCCAAAACGCAAACAATCCACCGAGGATGAGGCTTGTGACGTCACGCGAGAGAGTGGGCCGAAGCCCAATACGGCCCAATGACTCAGCGATGAGCAGAGGAGTCTCCGTGGACAGTCCGAGGCTCAACTCCTCGGGGAAAATCGTGTTCCAGAGCCTCGAGCGGAGCTCGAGCTCCCCGAGCAGCTTCAACGGAGGGACGAGCGGGTACAGACACAGAGGTATGGAGAGATCCTACAGCGCGAACGTGAGGGTGACTCCTGTCCTAAACGTCCCCGTCTGTTCGATCAGAGGCGGTTCTGTGATATTCGGACAGTTCTTCTCTTCCTCCACTACGTCATCATCAGCTTCTGCTTCAGCTTCGTCGCAGCATAATAGAACAGGGAGCTTCTCAAGCAACAGAGGTCATCACGGTGGTATCAGTAGAGGTCGTAACTCCACTGATCGAATCTAG
- the LOC103832377 gene encoding NADH dehydrogenase [ubiquinone] iron-sulfur protein 8-A, mitochondrial, with protein sequence MASMLARRSLDTIRARHLVLSGQALQGSHLSRLQSRAISYGSKKDDEEEEQLAKEISKDWNTVFERSINTLFLTEMVRGLSLTLKYFFDPKVTINYPFEKGPLSPRFRGEHALRRYPTGEERCIACKLCEAVCPAQAITIEAEEREDGSRRTTRYDIDMTKCIYCGFCQEACPVDAIVEGPNFEFATETHEELLYDKEKLLENGDRWETEIAENLKSESLYR encoded by the exons ATGGCGTCGATGCTTGCTCGCAGGTCTCTGGATACTATCCGTGCTCGACATCTC GTTTTGTCAGGGCAAGCTTTGCAGGGATCTCATCTTTCTCGACTGCAGTCCCGTGCTATTTCTTATGGCTCCAAGAAAG atgatgaagaagaggagcaGCTTGCTAAGGAAATCTCCAAGGACTGGAATACTG TGTTTGAACGGAGCATAAACACTCTGTTTCTCACTGAAATGGTCCGTGGTTTGTCGTTGACCCTCAAGTACTTCTTTGATCCCAAAGTTACT ATCAATTATCCATTCGAGAAGGGTCCACTGAGCCCTCGCTTCCGTGGTGAACATGCTCTTCGACGTTATCCTACTGGGGAGGAACGCTGCATCGCCTGCAAACTCTGTGAAGCT GTCTGTCCAGCTCAAGCAATCACAATAGAAGCAGAAGAGCGAGAAGATGGAAGCCGCAGAACCACAAG GTACGACATCGACATGACAAAATGCATTTACTGTGGCTTCTGCCAAGAAGCTTGCCCCGTTGATGCAATCGTCGAAGGACCTAACTTCGAATTCGCAACCGAGACACACGAG GAGCTTCTGTACGACAAAGAAAAGCTGCTTGAGAATGGAGATCGATGGGAGACTGAGATCGCCGAGAATCTCAAATCAGAGAGTCTCTACCGTTGA
- the LOC103832382 gene encoding photosystem II 10 kDa polypeptide, chloroplastic-like isoform X1 translates to MAASVMLSSVTLKPAGFTVEKMSVRGLPSLTRAPSSFKIVASGVKKIKTDKPFGVNGSMDLRDGLDASGRKGKGYGVYKFVDKYGANVDGYSPIYNEDEWSASGDVYKGGVTGLAIWAVTLAGILAGGALLVYNTSALAQ, encoded by the exons atggCTGCTTCAGTGATGCTTTCATCGGTTACGTTGAAACCTGCGGGTTTCACGGTGGAGAAGATGTCGGTGAGAGGATTGCCGTCGCTCACAAGAGCTCCTTCTTCCTTCAAAATCGTCGCTAGTGGCGTTAAGAAGATCAAGACCGACAAGCCTTTTG GTGTTAACGGCAGCATGGACTTGAGGGATGGCCTCGACGCCTCCGGCAGAAAGGGCaag GGATATGGTGTTTACAAATTCGTTGACAAGTACGGAGCTAACGTGGATGGATACAG TCCTATCTACAACGAGGACGAGTGGTCAGCGAGTGGTGATGTGTACAAGGGAGGAGTCACCGGATTAGCAATCTGGGCGGTGACACTCGCCGGAATTCTCGCCGGAGGAGCTCTTCTTGTGTACAACACAAGTGCTTTGGCTCAGTAA
- the LOC103832379 gene encoding uncharacterized protein LOC103832379, whose amino-acid sequence MEDIGLVKQGWNWMQSQKHMCSSACSAVRCFGEKVGELVERHWPLVCSGCGKLLGLLRLGIVYWKDCILRGFRCSAKLGSAALLLIMWSCFLSLTSLSCLLYVLLSMGAAAAVVVNLGCTPGLFIVGLFGILILWMYANFWITGTLFIVGGYLFSLNHARLVVLIAAGYAMYCVKVRLGWLGVLLSMNLAFLSNDVLNCLLQWCDNLSEKPQPEEPKKSEETIIEEDYPGEFEYPSVPVEEEEEEEEKTEKKVHENKSSAEPTAPTTTVVNTVREITSVKMVKVDTSSSADEMKRILKSLNHYEALGFSRHKKIDDAVLKKEYRKKAMLVHPDKNMGSPLASESFKKLQCAYEVLSDIVKKRDYDEQLRKEESRTRSVCQTSHASSHQSGAGYRAEESRRIHCTKCGNSHIWVCTSRTKAKARWCQDCGQYHQAKDGDGWVELKGTLPFERAHKIEIPRAFVCAESKIFDVSEWAICQGMACRPNTHRPSFHVNMVGLEKTTQRSNSSRFPWDLDVEMMDEDEEEFELWLQQALASGLFCETSKRRKSWSPFKLSQMKSKKQWRRTST is encoded by the exons ATGGAGGATATTGGGTTGGTTAAACAAGGTTGGAACTGGATGCAGTCTCAGAAACACATGTGTTCGAGTGCTTGTTCTGCGGTGAGATGTTTTGGGGAGAAGGTAGGGGAGCTTGTGGAGCGTCACTGGCCATTGGTGTGTAGTGGATGTGGGAAGCTGTTAGGGCTGCTCCGCCTGGGAATTGTTTACTGGAAAGATTGTATTTTGAGGGGTTTCCGTTGCAGTGCTAAGTTGGGCTCAGCTGCTTTGCTTTTGATCATGTGGAGTTGCTTCCTTAGCTTGACTTCCTTGTCTTGCTTGCTCTATGTTCTCCTCAGCATG GGAGCTGCTGCAGCTGTTGTTGTGAACTTGGGTTGCACTCCTGGGCTCTTTATTGTCGGACtgtttggtattttgattttatGGATGTATGCAAACTTTTGGATCACCGGCACATTGTTCATAGTTGGAG gcTATTTATTCTCCTTAAACCACGCCCGTCTGGTGGTTCTAATAGCGGCTGGATATGCAATGTACTGTGTAAAAGTCAGACTCGGATGGCTTGGTGTTCTGCTCTCAATGAATCTTGCATTCTTGTCAAACGATGTATTAAACTGTCTTCTTCAATGGTGTGACAATCTAAGCGAAAAGCCACAACCTGAGGAACCAAAGAAGTCTGAAGAAACGATTATAGAAGAAGACTATCCAGGGGAATTTGAGTATCCATCTGTTcctgtagaagaagaagaagaagaagaagagaaaactgAGAAAAAGGTTCACGAGAATAAGTCATCTGCTGAACCAACTGCTCCTACTACAACTGTTGTTAACACCGTGAGGGAGATTACTAGTGTTAAGATGGTTAAAGTGGATACAAGTTCATCAGCTGATGAAATGAAGAGGATACTAAAGAGTTTGAATCATTATGAAGCGTTGGGGTTTTCTAGGCATAAGAAGATAGATGATGCTGTGCTTAAGAAAGAGTATAGAAAGAAG GCAATGTTGGTTCATCCTGATAAGAATATGGGAAGTCCTTTGGCGAGTGAATCATTCAAGAAACTTCAATGTGCTTACGAG GTTCTTTCTGATATTGTAAAGAAGAGAGATTACGATGAGCAATTAAGAAAAGAAGAGTCTAGGACCAGGAGTGTTTGTCAGACATCTCATGCTTCTTCACATCAG aGTGGTGCTGGTTATAGAGCAGAAGAGTCGAGGAGGATACATTGCACAAAATGTGGTAATTCACATATATGGGTATGCACCAGTAGGACTAAAGCAAAGGCAAGATGGTGCCAG GATTGTGGTCAATATCATCAAGCCAAAGATGGAGATGGATGGGTCGAACTCAAAGGGACATTACCCTTTGAAAGAGCACATAAG ATTGAGATACCACGTGCTTTTGTTTGTGCGGAGAGCAAGATCTTTGACGTCTCAGAGTGGGCCATATGTCAG GGAATGGCGTGTAGACCAAACACACATAGGCCAAGCTTTCATGTGAACATGGTTGGGTTAGAGAAGACTACACAAAGATCAAACTCGAGTAGGTTCCCATGGGATCTAGACGTTGAGATGATGGATGAGGACGAAGAAGAGTTCGAGCTGTGGCTTCAACAAGCACTTGCTTCTGGTCTGTTTTGCGAGACCTCAAAACGCAGGAAAAGCTGGAGCCCTTTCAAGTTAAGCCAGATGAAAAGCAAGAAACAGTGGCGAAGGACATCCACTTGA
- the LOC103832384 gene encoding uncharacterized protein LOC103832384 isoform X2, whose translation MEQLSESSHRDSADAASSSLTTAADVHVGGGGGGEAMARGLSAMLESVIKEFDSKSLDALSSQDKLSGSLDRLVQELDQLLENAPLPFIVQHASRISSVKQRVSSMNLVLKSIQRRIDNIDHMLSANNIQASDTT comes from the exons ATGGAGCAGCTATCTGAATCGAGCCACCGCGATTCAGCTGATGCGGCTAGCTCGTCGTTAACCACCGCCGCAGATGTCCACGTcggaggcggtggtggtggagaagcTATGGCTCGAGGGTTATCGGCGATGCTAGAGTCCGTAATTAAAGAATTCGACTCTAAATCACTCGATGCTCTCAGTAGCCAAGACAAACTCTCCGGCTCGCTCGATCGACTTGTCCAAG AGCTCGATCAGTTGCTGGAGAACGCTCCGTTACCGTTCATTGTACAACACGCGTCGAGGATCTCGAGCGTCAAACAAAGAGTCTCGTCGATGAATCTGGTGCTTAAGTCTATACAAAGGCGTATTGATAACATCGATCACATGCTCTCTGCCAACAACATTCAAG CTTCGGACACTACTTGA
- the LOC103832384 gene encoding uncharacterized protein LOC103832384 isoform X1, whose product MEQLSESSHRDSADAASSSLTTAADVHVGGGGGGEAMARGLSAMLESVIKEFDSKSLDALSSQDKLSGSLDRLVQELDQLLENAPLPFIVQHASRISSVKQRVSSMNLVLKSIQRRIDNIDHMLSANNIQDKTASDTT is encoded by the exons ATGGAGCAGCTATCTGAATCGAGCCACCGCGATTCAGCTGATGCGGCTAGCTCGTCGTTAACCACCGCCGCAGATGTCCACGTcggaggcggtggtggtggagaagcTATGGCTCGAGGGTTATCGGCGATGCTAGAGTCCGTAATTAAAGAATTCGACTCTAAATCACTCGATGCTCTCAGTAGCCAAGACAAACTCTCCGGCTCGCTCGATCGACTTGTCCAAG AGCTCGATCAGTTGCTGGAGAACGCTCCGTTACCGTTCATTGTACAACACGCGTCGAGGATCTCGAGCGTCAAACAAAGAGTCTCGTCGATGAATCTGGTGCTTAAGTCTATACAAAGGCGTATTGATAACATCGATCACATGCTCTCTGCCAACAACATTCAAG ACAAAACAGCTTCGGACACTACTTGA
- the LOC103832382 gene encoding photosystem II 10 kDa polypeptide, chloroplastic-like (The RefSeq protein has 1 substitution compared to this genomic sequence): protein MAASLMLSSVTLKPAGFTVEKMSVRGLPSLTRAPSSFKIVASGVKKIKTDKPFGVNGSMDLRDGLDASGRKGKGYGVYKFVDKYGANVDGYSPIYNEDEWSASGDVYKGGVTGLAIWAVTLAGILAGGALLVYNTSALAQ, encoded by the exons atggCTGCTTCAGTGATGCTTTCATCGGTTACGTTGAAACCTGCGGGTTTCACGGTGGAGAAGATGTCGGTGAGAGGATTGCCGTCGCTCACAAGAGCTCCTTCTTCCTTCAAAATCGTCGCTAGTGGCGTTAAGAAGATCAAGACCGACAAGCCTTTTG GTGTTAACGGCAGCATGGACTTGAGGGATGGCCTCGACGCCTCCGGCAGAAAGGGCaag GGATATGGTGTTTACAAATTCGTTGACAAGTACGGAGCTAACGTGGATGGATACAG TCCTATCTACAACGAGGACGAGTGGTCAGCGAGTGGTGATGTGTACAAGGGAGGAGTCACCGGATTAGCAATCTGGGCGGTGACACTCGCCGGAATTCTCGCCGGAGGAGCTCTTCTTGTGTACAACACAAGTGCTTTGGCTCAGTAA
- the LOC103832378 gene encoding uncharacterized protein LOC103832378 — protein MSRLSFRPRPLDIHKKLPILKSYKDFEDDDTPTRNPQLLRLASSVELDHEVSPVPSKKLASEIPTPQFVVVDSYERDYSPTFGQPASYLRARGARSELGEFVEYDLDNEDDDWLYEFDKDNKQLSPEMFESIIFKLEVLDHKTRERAGVITPTLGSPVPVHLQLDGAIEALQSLSINYGVFQAIFNYWKDKRKRWQKPILRRLQPPPPVNDTNPYNVFRPREKAHRLHTRRMQRRENNVQSFEKLRQVRRNLDQAKTILEALIKREEKKRDVMDGEVSLQRMQLQYRHETELLEDTLGLPGFPPATTSYKFGSSDEEFMDSDDYTSTHVRTRPSLISNSRFTNSNLNASQHGGIKQEVRRRHSHHNWLHKLDPNEPVMLFTKPLVPEKLAAAGIVPPAPDATSGGQQPQRRFQGRMGRGGRIIFDRWNPLMQSHINCGNSLYIAPNHRSTNFN, from the exons ATGAGTCGTCTCTCTTTCCGTCCACGTCCTTTGGACATTCACAAGAAGCTTCCGATTTTGAAATCGTATAAAGACTTTGAAGACGACGACACCCCAACTAGGAACCCTCAGCTGCTGCGTTTAGCTTCTTCCGTAGAGCTTGACCATGAG GTGTCTCCAGTGCCAAGCAAGAAGCTTGCTTCAGAGATACCAACGCCTCAGTTTGTTGTTGTGGATAGTTATGAAAGAGATTATTCACCTACGTTTGGTCAACCTGCTTCTTATCTACGTGCAAGAGGAG CTCGGTCTGAGCTTGGAGAGTTTGTGGAGTATGATCTTGACAATGAGGATGATGACTGGCTTTATGAGTTTGATAAAGATAACAAGCAGCTTTCGCCTGAAAT GTTTGAgagtattatttttaaactagaGGTGTTGGATCACAAGACGCGGGAAAGAGCAGGAGTTATTACACCTACCCTTGGATCTCCCGTTCCTGTGCATTTGCAGCTTGATGGTGCTATTGAG GCGCTGCAATCACTGTCCATCAATTATGGAGTCTTCCAGGCTATTTTCAACTACTGGAAAGACAAG CGCAAAAGATGGCAGAAGCCTATCTTACGGCGTTTGCAG CCTCCTCCACCGGTCAATGACACCAATCCCTACAATGTGTTTAGACCGAGGGAGAAAGCTCACAGACTCCACACGAGAAGG ATGCAGAGGAGAGAAAACAATGTGCAGTCATTTGAAAAGCTTCGACAG GTTAGACGCAATCTTGACCAAGCGAAGACCATTCTGGAGGCCCTCATTAAG agagaagaaaagaagaggGATGTCATGGATGGCGAGGTTAGCCTTCAAAGAATGCAACTCCAATACAGG CATGAAACAGAGCTCTTGGAAGATACCTTGGGTCTGCCTGGGTTTCCACCAGCTACAACATCTTACAAGTTTGGCTCAAGCGACGAGGAGTTCATGGACTCAGATGACTACACTAGCACTCACGTACGCACAAGACCTTCCCTTATCTCCAACTCTCGtttcacaaactcaaatctgaATGCATCTCAACACGGAGGCATAAAACAAGAAGTTAGAAGACGACACTCGCATCACAACTGGCTTCACAAACTG GATCCTAATGAACCGGTGATGCTGTTCACAAAACCGCTGGTTCCTGAGAAACTAGCAGCTGCAGGGATAGTTCCTCCAGCACCTGATGCAACCTCCGGTGGTCAACAACCTCAAAGGCGGTTTCAGGGGAGGATGGGGCGTGGTGGACGGATAATATTCGATAGATGGAATCCTTTGATGCAATCTCACATCAACTGTGGAAACTCTCTCTACATTGCACCAAATCACCGATCTACCAACTTCAACTGA